The following are encoded together in the Malaya genurostris strain Urasoe2022 chromosome 3, Malgen_1.1, whole genome shotgun sequence genome:
- the LOC131436974 gene encoding ATP-binding cassette sub-family F member 3: MAACAEVLKREFPTIDGELLTYVKDVLQSGADEFENGEEVYEAIGAILHEVSQEKSEDDIKQVCDIFLDLLKPRNTDLGGDGGGGFKGSAKILGAPIHLKEIAASQEVTSDGIQSIWVVQRDDSLKVDSKKLEKAEAKRLQKLEKREQTKTTAPAAPVLQMATASQVISKKDNKMEAKGSNRSMDIRIENFDVSFGDKVLLQNADLLLASGRRYGFVGRNGLGKTTLLKMISSKQLQIPSHITILHVEQEVVGDETLAIDSVLEVDTVRLELLQKERDLNAQINAGSNEPELSHELSEVYSQLLLIEADKAPARASIILNGLGFSKEMQARPTRTFSGGWRMRLALARALFSKPDLLLLDEPTNMLDIKAIIWLENYLQTWPTTLLVVSHDRNFLDTVPTDILYLHSQRIETYKGNYEQFDKTRTEKHKAQRREYEAQLAHRNHVQEFIDRFRYNANRAASVQSKIKMLEKLPELKPVEKEIEVTIKFPEVEPLNPPVLQLNEVQFKYSADKVIFTLVNLSANLDSRICIVGENGAGKTTLLKIVMGILQPTGGLIHPHRGLRLGYFSQHHVDQLDMSVSCVELLQNAYPGKPIEEYRRQLGSFGVTGDLALQVVASLSGGQKSRVALAKMCMGRPNFLVLDEPTNHLDIETIEALGKAINKYNGGVILVSHDERLIRMICKELWVCGDGTVKSIEGGFDEYRKIVERELEAAAA, translated from the exons ATGGCAGCCTGTGCGGAAGTACTGAAGCGGGAGTTTCCGACGATTGATGGGGAGCTGTTGACCTATGTCAAAG ACGTATTGCAAAGCGGCGCGGATGAGTTTGAGAATGGCGAAGAGGTGTACGAAGCGATTGGAGCCATTCTTCATGAAGTTTCGCAGGAAAAGAGTGAGGATGACATCAAACAGGTCTgtgatatttttcttgatttgCTGAAACCCAGGAATACTGATTTGGGTGGTGACGGAGGGGGTGGATTCAAGGGATCGGCTAAAATTCTCGGCGCACCGATCCATCTTAAGGAGATTGCTGCATCCCAAGAAGTGACCAGCGACGGAATACAAAGTATATGGGTGGTACAACGGGATGATAGTCTAAAGGTTGATTCCAAAAAGCTGGAAAAGGCGGAGGCCAAACGTCTTCAAAAGCTGGAGAAACGAGAGCAGACCAAAACGACTGCTCCTGCTGCACCAGTTCTGCAGATGGCAACCGCTTCTCAGGTCATTAGTAAAAAAGATAACAAAATGGAAGCAAAAGGATCCAATCGATCGATGGACATTCGGATCGAAAACTTTGATGTCTCTTTTGGTGATAAGGTTTTATTGCAAAATGCAGACCTGCTGTTGGCATCCGGTCGCCGTTATGGATTCGTCGGGAGGAACGGTCTGGGAAAAACCACTCTTCTGAAGATGATTTCAAGTAAACAGCTTCAAATTCCAAGTCACATAACGATTCTTCACGTGGAACAAGAAGTGGTTGGAGATGAAACTCTGGCAATTGACAGTGTCCTTGAAGTGGACACAGTTCGGCTGGAATTGCTGCAAAAAGAACGCGACCTGAATGCTCAAATTAACGCAGGATCGAACGAACCAGAGCTTAGCCATGAGCTCTCCGAAGTTTACTCGCAGCTACTATTGATCGAAGCGGACAAAGCGCCAGCACGTGCCTCAATAATTCTGAACGGTCTAGGTTTTAGCAAGGAAATGCAAGCTCGACCCACACGAACTTTTTCCGGTGGGTGGCGAATGCGTCTGGCACTGGCTCGGGCTTTATTCTCTAAGCCGGATCTGCTACTGCTTGATGAACCGACAAACATGTTGGATATCAAAGCTATCATTTGGCTGGAGAACTATTTGCAGACGTGGCCCACGACGCTGTTGGTGGTTTCTCACGACCGAAATTTCCTCGATACGGTTCCTACGGATATCCTGTATTTGCACTCACAGCGTATTGAAACGTACAAGGGAAATTACGAACAGTTCGACAAAACGCGAACGGAGAAACACAAAGCCCAACGAAGAGAGTACGAGGCACAGTTGGCGCACCGGAATCACGTGCAAGAATTCATCGATCGATTCCGTTACAATGCTAACCGAGCGGCCAGTGTTCAATCCAAGATTAAAATGCTGGAGAAATT ACCTGAACTGAAACCCGTGGAGAAGGAAATCGAAGTTACCATAAAATTCCCGGAAGTTGAACCACTGAATCCACCGGTGTTGCAATTAAACGAAGTACAATTCAAGTATTCTGCTGATAAGGTGATATTTACTTTGGTCAATCTGAGTGCGAATCTCGACTCGAGGATTTGTATT GTTGGTGAAAACGGTGCCGGTAAAACCACGCTGCTCAAAATCGTCATGGGCATTCTGCAACCGACGGGTGGTTTAATTCATCCGCATCGTGGCCTAAGGTTAGGATATTTTTCTCAGCACCACGTTGACCAGCTGGACATGTCCGTGAGCTGTGTGGAACTTTTGCAGAACGCGTACCCTGGCAAGCCGATCGAAGAATATCGACGACAGCTGGGCAGCTTCGGTGTGACGGGTGACTTGGCGCTGCAGGTGGTTGCTTCTCTTTCCGGAGGGCAGAAATCTCGTGTTGCCTTAGCAAAAATGTGCATGGGAAGACCCAACTTTCTGGTACTAGATGAACCGACTAATCATTTGGACATTGAGACGATTGAAGCGTTGGGGAAGGCCATAAATAAGTATAAT GGCGGAGTGATATTGGTCTCTCACGACGAACGGCTGATCCGGATGATCTGTAAGGAACTGTGGGTTTGCGGAGATGGTACCGTGAAAAGTATCGAAGGTGGATTCGATGAGTACAGGAAGATTGTTGAACGAGAACTGGAAGCTGCTGCAGCGTAA